In Vigna angularis cultivar LongXiaoDou No.4 chromosome 8, ASM1680809v1, whole genome shotgun sequence, one DNA window encodes the following:
- the LOC108344418 gene encoding uncharacterized mitochondrial protein AtMg00810-like: protein MDVKSAFLNGYIKEEVFVEQPLGFQDFDFPDHVFKLKKALYGLKQAPRSWYERLRLQVKQDDSGIFIHQSKYGTDLLKKYKMLECKEAATPMATNYYLGLDEKGNFVDQKLYRGMIRSLLYLTTSRPDIMHSVCLCARFQSKPKESHLTAVKRILKYLKGTKSLGLWYPSGLNIFLEGYSDSDFGGCKLDRKSISGTCHLLG from the exons ATGGATGTAAAGAGTGCTTTCCTAAATGGTTACATAAAGGAAGAGGTATTTGTTGAACAACCCCTCGGCTTCCAGGATTTTGACTTTCCTGACCATGTGTTCAAGTTAAAAAAGGCTTTGTATGGACTAAAGCAGGCACCTAGATCATGGTATGAACGGTTGA GATTACAAGTGAAGCAAGATGACAGTGGCATCTTTATACACCAATCCAAGTATGGCACAGATCTGCTAAAGAAATATAAGATGTTGGAATGCAAAGAAGCTGCCACACCGATGGCAACAAACTATTATCTTGGTCTGGACGAGAAAGGAAATTTCGTAGATCAAAAGCTCTATAGAGGTATGATCAGATCCTTGTTATATCTTACTACTAGTAGACCAGACATTATGCATAGTGTTTGTCTTTGTGCTAGATTTCAATCAAAACCAAAGGAATCACATCTTACTGCTgtgaaaaggattttgaaatatCTAAAGGGAACCAAAAGTCTTGGACTATGGTATCCTAGTggattaaacatttttctagaaggTTACAGTGATTCAGACTTTGGTGGTTGCAAACTAGACAGGAAAAGCATTAGTGgcacatgtcatcttctaggttaA
- the LOC108344831 gene encoding mitochondrial import inner membrane translocase subunit TIM8 produces the protein MDLSDLNSVEMQKFYSEEQQRAMVNEMVAKLTSECWDKCITGTPGNKFSSSESNCLSNCAHRYLEMSMLIMKRFQSMQ, from the exons ATGGATCTTTCAGACCTTAATTCAGTTGAAATGCAGAAATTTTACTCT GAAGAACAGCAAAGAGCTATGGTTAATGAAATGGTGGCAAAGCTAACGAGTGAATGCTGGGACAAATGCATCACGGGTACACCTGGGAATAAATTCAGTTCAAGTGAATCTAATTGTCTTTCAAACTGTGCACACCGTTACTTGGAGATGAGCATGCTTATCATGAAAAGGTTTCAGAGTATGCAATGA